One Methanolinea sp. DNA window includes the following coding sequences:
- a CDS encoding SWIM zinc finger family protein, translating into MEPSALFERLKREGALTPPLRDEIVRLFGEKGRKALEALDSGRVMRYRDFDVVRGSSGTYVVEEDFCTCHDYLYRKVTCWHILAVRIAAATGTFREVDEWYHEAWTGKP; encoded by the coding sequence ATGGAGCCCAGCGCGCTCTTCGAGAGGCTGAAGAGGGAAGGAGCACTCACCCCCCCGCTCCGGGACGAGATCGTCAGGCTCTTTGGAGAGAAGGGCAGGAAGGCGCTCGAGGCACTCGACTCGGGGAGGGTGATGCGGTACAGGGACTTCGACGTGGTCCGCGGCAGTTCCGGGACTTACGTCGTCGAGGAGGATTTCTGCACCTGCCACGACTACCTCTACAGGAAAGTGACGTGCTGGCACATCCTCGCGGTGCGGATCGCCGCCGCGACGGGCACCTTCCGCGAGGTCGACGAGTGGTACCACGAGGCCTGGACCGGGAAACCGTGA
- a CDS encoding Nif3-like dinuclear metal center hexameric protein → MDLAEFLSLMEGIAPAGLAEEWDRDKIGLVVEGNRDIGHVCCAVDATPAVVGRAIASGADALVVHHTPLWTPVTAVRGPLATLMRGVLSSGMHVYVLHTNFDRAPGGINDALAGLLGLANCRGLSLGVVGDCPLSVPGIARRLGCPVTAWGDPCLPGPLGLAGGSAFTPELIAEAAAAGARAFLSADLKHAVARASPLPLLEATHYALESPGMRALARRMGWTYIDDPPAVRTWSPARSSRG, encoded by the coding sequence ATGGACCTCGCGGAATTCCTCTCCCTCATGGAGGGGATCGCGCCGGCAGGCCTCGCGGAGGAGTGGGACCGGGACAAGATCGGCCTCGTCGTCGAGGGGAACCGGGATATCGGGCACGTCTGCTGTGCCGTCGACGCGACTCCCGCGGTCGTCGGCAGGGCGATCGCGTCGGGTGCAGACGCGCTCGTCGTGCACCACACGCCCCTCTGGACACCCGTCACTGCGGTGAGGGGACCGCTCGCGACCCTCATGAGGGGCGTCCTCTCGTCGGGCATGCACGTCTACGTCCTCCACACCAACTTCGACCGCGCCCCCGGCGGCATCAACGACGCGCTCGCCGGGCTCCTCGGCCTTGCGAACTGCCGGGGACTCTCCCTCGGAGTGGTCGGTGACTGCCCGCTCTCCGTTCCCGGGATCGCCCGGCGGCTCGGCTGCCCGGTCACCGCGTGGGGCGACCCCTGCCTGCCCGGTCCGCTCGGCCTCGCGGGGGGCTCGGCGTTCACCCCCGAGCTCATCGCCGAGGCGGCTGCCGCGGGTGCGCGGGCATTCCTCTCGGCCGACCTGAAGCACGCCGTTGCCCGCGCCTCCCCGCTCCCGCTCCTCGAGGCGACGCACTACGCCCTCGAGTCCCCCGGCATGAGGGCACTCGCCCGCCGGATGGGATGGACGTACATCGACGACCCCCCCGCAGTCAGGACATGGAGCCCAGCGCGCTCTTCGAGAGGCTGA
- a CDS encoding homocysteine biosynthesis protein — MRKTIQEINERIREGNARVVTAEEMPRIVEELGEEGALAEVDVVTTGTFGAMCSSGCFFNFGHADPPIRMEKVWLNDVEAYAGIAAVDAYLGATEKSTTREENYGGAHVMEDLVSGRSVELRAISRGTDCYPRRTLTTEILLESCNQAIMVNPRNGYQKYNAAANSGDRVLYTYMGMLLPSIGNVTYSGAGVLNPLANDPKLRLIGPGVPCFLGGAEGMVIGEGTQASPATGFGTLMVTGNLKEMNTEFLRAATMTGYGVTLYVGLGVPIPVLDIETVRCTAVRDEDIWVDVIDYSVPSRSRPSLARVNYAMLRSGKVEIGGEEVRTSSLSSFSRARMVAAELKKWVEGGRLVLTLPTRRLDPTRRAEPMRETVQGPRVVQIMQHRVPTIGEDEHIREAAARLLKGETNHLPVVNEEGVLVGIVTTYDISKAVVNPGKGNYVRDIMKRRVITTTPDEPVDVAVRKLEKYNISALPVVDREMHVIGILTAMDLGKLFGGRWLK, encoded by the coding sequence ATGCGCAAGACCATCCAGGAGATTAACGAGAGGATAAGAGAGGGCAATGCACGGGTGGTCACCGCCGAGGAGATGCCGCGGATCGTCGAGGAACTCGGCGAGGAGGGGGCCCTCGCAGAGGTGGACGTCGTCACGACCGGCACGTTCGGGGCGATGTGCTCCTCAGGGTGTTTTTTCAACTTTGGCCACGCCGATCCCCCGATCCGGATGGAGAAGGTCTGGCTCAACGACGTGGAAGCGTACGCCGGGATCGCGGCCGTCGACGCGTACCTCGGCGCGACCGAGAAGTCCACGACGCGGGAGGAGAACTACGGGGGTGCCCACGTCATGGAAGACCTCGTCTCGGGGAGATCGGTCGAGCTGCGGGCGATCTCGAGGGGGACCGACTGTTACCCGCGCAGGACGCTCACGACCGAGATCCTCCTCGAGAGCTGCAACCAGGCCATCATGGTCAACCCGCGGAACGGGTACCAGAAGTACAACGCCGCGGCAAACTCCGGGGACAGGGTCCTCTACACCTACATGGGGATGCTCCTCCCGTCCATCGGGAACGTCACGTACTCGGGCGCGGGGGTCCTCAACCCGCTCGCAAACGACCCGAAGCTGAGGCTCATCGGGCCGGGTGTCCCCTGTTTCCTCGGCGGGGCGGAGGGGATGGTCATCGGCGAGGGAACGCAGGCGTCCCCGGCGACCGGGTTCGGGACGCTCATGGTGACCGGGAACCTCAAGGAGATGAATACCGAGTTCCTCCGCGCGGCGACGATGACAGGGTACGGCGTGACGCTCTACGTGGGACTCGGCGTGCCGATACCCGTCCTCGACATCGAGACGGTCCGGTGCACCGCGGTGCGCGACGAGGACATATGGGTCGACGTCATCGACTACAGCGTCCCCTCGCGTTCGCGCCCCTCGCTCGCGCGCGTGAACTACGCGATGCTCCGGTCGGGGAAGGTGGAGATAGGGGGCGAGGAAGTCCGCACGTCCTCGCTCTCGAGCTTTTCGCGCGCGCGCATGGTCGCGGCCGAGCTGAAGAAGTGGGTCGAGGGGGGGAGGCTCGTCCTCACGCTCCCCACGCGGCGGCTCGACCCCACCCGGAGGGCAGAGCCGATGAGGGAGACGGTCCAGGGCCCGCGCGTCGTCCAGATCATGCAGCACCGCGTGCCGACGATCGGGGAGGACGAGCACATCAGGGAGGCTGCCGCGCGGCTCCTGAAGGGTGAGACCAACCACCTCCCGGTCGTGAACGAGGAGGGGGTCCTCGTGGGCATCGTGACCACGTACGACATCTCCAAGGCCGTCGTCAACCCGGGGAAGGGGAACTACGTGAGGGACATCATGAAGCGGAGGGTGATCACCACGACCCCCGACGAGCCCGTCGACGTCGCCGTCCGGAAGCTCGAGAAGTACAATATCAGCGCGCTCCCCGTGGTGGACAGGGAGATGCACGTCATCGGGATACTCACCGCGATGGACCTCGGCAAGCTCTTCGGGGGGAGGTGGCTCAAGTGA
- a CDS encoding 4Fe-4S binding protein, with translation MKLLVTFSRKEGKKPIIAQVVRDTGVLVNVERAIIDSHEGEALIDIPDESCRVVKERLTDLGAAVRILEDEIVRDESECIDCGACIGICPQEVFSFDEDFRIRMDARKCILCGRCIEVCPHRALSRRGAI, from the coding sequence GTGAAGCTCCTCGTCACGTTCTCCCGCAAGGAGGGCAAAAAGCCCATCATCGCGCAGGTGGTCCGCGACACCGGCGTCCTCGTGAACGTGGAGCGCGCCATCATCGACTCGCACGAGGGCGAGGCCCTCATCGACATCCCGGACGAGTCGTGCCGCGTCGTGAAGGAGAGGCTCACGGATCTCGGGGCCGCGGTCCGGATCCTCGAGGACGAGATCGTCCGCGACGAGTCCGAGTGCATCGACTGCGGGGCGTGCATCGGGATATGCCCGCAGGAGGTTTTCTCGTTCGACGAGGATTTCCGGATCAGGATGGACGCGCGCAAGTGCATCCTCTGCGGGAGGTGCATCGAGGTATGCCCCCACCGTGCCCTCTCGCGGAGGGGAGCGATCTGA
- a CDS encoding UPF0280 family protein — protein MIRRRFHFRETIATILAEREEHVEAARRGIIRARQELERYIAGDPYFSATLEPYPVHTGIPVVDRMSAAGVSAGVGPMAAVAGAIALAGVEEMVREGAGLAVVDNGGDIAMVTDRPISVGIHAGESVHSDRLAFRIPPQEEILGICTSSATVGPSLSFGTADAVCVIARDPCLADAWATALCNTLSPRRQEVMARVPWDRVTGVLAIEGEWIFRAGNLPPLVSARVDRDLVTGGPW, from the coding sequence GTGATACGCCGGCGGTTCCACTTCAGGGAGACGATCGCGACGATCCTCGCGGAGAGGGAGGAGCACGTCGAGGCCGCGCGGAGGGGGATTATCCGCGCACGCCAGGAGCTCGAGCGCTACATCGCCGGCGACCCCTACTTCTCCGCGACGCTGGAACCGTACCCCGTGCACACCGGGATCCCGGTCGTCGACAGGATGTCGGCCGCGGGGGTCTCGGCGGGGGTGGGGCCGATGGCGGCAGTCGCCGGCGCGATTGCCCTTGCCGGCGTCGAGGAGATGGTCAGGGAGGGGGCGGGCCTCGCGGTTGTCGACAACGGCGGGGACATCGCCATGGTCACGGACAGGCCGATATCCGTCGGCATCCACGCGGGAGAGTCGGTCCACAGCGACCGCCTCGCGTTCAGGATACCCCCGCAGGAGGAGATCCTCGGCATCTGCACCTCGTCGGCGACCGTCGGACCGTCCCTCTCCTTCGGGACGGCGGACGCTGTCTGCGTCATCGCGCGCGATCCCTGCCTCGCAGACGCGTGGGCGACTGCTCTTTGCAACACCCTCTCGCCGCGCAGGCAGGAGGTGATGGCCCGCGTCCCGTGGGACCGCGTCACGGGCGTGCTCGCGATCGAGGGCGAGTGGATCTTCCGTGCGGGAAATCTCCCCCCCCTCGTCAGTGCACGCGTCGACAGGGATCTCGTGACGGGAGGGCCGTGGTAG
- a CDS encoding response regulator, translating into MVGGRIRMAPIILVVDDNPGIISILRAILEMEGYIVHAAGSGEECLALVSREKPDLVLLDIVMPRMDGWTVLERIRSDRENDPVRVLMVTAKPPTREEAERYAPLIDGYVMKPFDLRALKKTVADLLAEKEKMRTVRERVAGKAGWRQFLEEYCRLSRIVRAQEAFSALLERKGKGEDRPPTPEAVRLERLKEIIRRASEVSDAGG; encoded by the coding sequence GTGGTAGGTGGCAGGATCCGGATGGCGCCGATCATCCTCGTCGTGGACGACAACCCCGGGATAATCAGCATCCTCCGGGCGATCCTCGAGATGGAGGGGTACATCGTCCACGCCGCGGGGAGTGGCGAAGAGTGCCTCGCCCTCGTCTCGAGGGAGAAGCCCGACCTCGTCCTGCTCGACATCGTGATGCCCCGCATGGACGGCTGGACGGTCCTCGAACGCATCCGGAGCGACCGGGAAAACGACCCCGTCCGTGTCCTGATGGTGACGGCAAAGCCCCCCACGCGGGAGGAGGCCGAGAGGTACGCCCCGCTCATCGACGGGTACGTGATGAAACCGTTCGACCTGCGGGCCCTCAAGAAGACCGTGGCCGACCTCCTCGCGGAGAAGGAGAAGATGAGGACCGTGAGGGAAAGGGTTGCCGGAAAGGCCGGGTGGCGGCAGTTCCTCGAGGAGTACTGCAGGCTCTCGCGCATTGTCAGGGCCCAGGAAGCGTTCTCGGCCCTCCTCGAGAGAAAGGGGAAGGGGGAGGATCGGCCACCTACCCCGGAAGCAGTCCGCCTCGAGAGACTGAAGGAGATAATCCGGCGGGCATCGGAGGTGAGCGACGCGGGGGGATGA
- a CDS encoding MarR family transcriptional regulator, producing the protein MKEEDLDWAVYHYIAADPTRDPESLAECLRCPVDDIQSSLERLERAFLIEREKEGKIRVLSVHEMLIRCQAKYRKDFPFVVEGGVIKVKGDPGPEQ; encoded by the coding sequence ATGAAGGAGGAAGACCTGGACTGGGCCGTCTACCACTACATCGCGGCGGATCCCACGCGCGACCCGGAGTCACTCGCGGAATGCCTCCGGTGCCCCGTGGACGATATCCAGTCGTCGCTCGAGAGGCTCGAGAGAGCGTTCCTCATCGAGAGGGAAAAAGAGGGGAAGATCCGCGTCCTCTCCGTCCACGAGATGCTCATCCGCTGCCAGGCCAAGTACAGGAAGGATTTTCCCTTCGTCGTCGAGGGAGGGGTCATCAAGGTGAAGGGTGACCCGGGGCCTGAACAATGA
- a CDS encoding tRNA (cytidine(56)-2'-O)-methyltransferase: MTDVWVLRLGHRPGRDQRVTTHVGLAARALGARGMYLASRDPGIVEGIRDVVRRFGGDFSVEDGVSWKKIVREWKESGGTVVHLTMYGEPVQQLEPMLRELERILVVVGAEKVPAEVFSLADYNVAITNQPHSEVAGLAVFLDRLFMGEELGREFPGGRVRIIPSPRGKRCEEV, from the coding sequence ATGACCGACGTCTGGGTCCTCCGCCTTGGTCACCGTCCCGGGAGGGACCAGCGGGTGACGACGCACGTGGGGCTCGCGGCCCGCGCCCTCGGTGCGAGGGGCATGTACCTCGCCTCGCGCGACCCCGGGATCGTCGAGGGGATAAGGGACGTTGTGAGGCGATTCGGCGGGGACTTCTCCGTCGAGGACGGGGTCTCTTGGAAGAAGATCGTCAGGGAGTGGAAGGAATCGGGCGGCACGGTCGTACACCTGACCATGTACGGCGAGCCCGTCCAGCAACTCGAGCCGATGCTGAGGGAACTCGAGCGTATCCTCGTCGTCGTCGGGGCAGAGAAGGTGCCCGCGGAGGTATTCTCGCTCGCCGACTACAACGTGGCCATCACGAACCAGCCCCACTCGGAGGTTGCGGGGCTCGCCGTCTTCCTCGACAGGCTGTTTATGGGCGAGGAACTCGGCAGGGAGTTCCCGGGTGGCCGCGTGAGGATAATCCCCTCCCCGAGGGGGAAGCGCTGCGAGGAGGTATGA
- a CDS encoding ATP-grasp domain-containing protein: MTGSVLVAGFSTRHVAKSAHAAGYTVYAVDHFCDQDLSWYTHDMIRFEDLDDLPAAVSEMCGRHRIDWAIPTSGAEALLRDLPVLGTPPGVAARFLDKLATQEFFESLGVPVPRLRGDNQYPAMVKPRWGSGGWRNRVVSSARELASWREEFGAIEAIVQEVVEGIPASVSCLADGRGHARAVAANMQILRGAGDSAYGFCGSLTPLDHPLAQRMAACAERIAASSGCRGCIGIDFVLGERDFFAIEVNPRFQATLDTVEMSLGINLFSAHVQACHGTLPSPDTLHPARVAVRRILFAERDCTVEGDLSPLFPAVSDIPWPGASFEEGQAIVSVYGWGETAEEAWGLLDTHIRRVRQYVR; encoded by the coding sequence ATGACCGGGTCAGTCCTCGTCGCGGGTTTCTCGACGAGGCACGTCGCGAAGTCGGCGCACGCGGCAGGCTACACCGTCTACGCCGTCGACCACTTCTGCGACCAGGACCTCTCGTGGTACACCCATGACATGATCCGGTTCGAGGACCTCGACGACCTCCCGGCGGCCGTCTCGGAGATGTGCGGGAGGCACCGGATCGACTGGGCGATCCCCACGTCAGGCGCGGAGGCGCTCCTCCGGGACCTGCCCGTCCTCGGGACGCCCCCCGGCGTGGCTGCAAGGTTCCTCGACAAGCTCGCGACGCAGGAGTTCTTCGAGTCGCTGGGTGTCCCGGTCCCGCGGTTGCGCGGGGACAATCAGTACCCCGCGATGGTCAAGCCGCGGTGGGGATCCGGGGGGTGGCGCAACAGGGTCGTCTCCTCTGCCCGGGAACTCGCGTCGTGGCGGGAGGAGTTCGGGGCTATTGAAGCGATCGTGCAGGAGGTCGTGGAGGGGATCCCGGCATCCGTCTCGTGCCTTGCGGACGGGAGGGGACACGCGAGGGCCGTCGCGGCGAACATGCAGATCCTCCGCGGGGCAGGGGATTCCGCGTACGGGTTTTGCGGGTCGCTGACCCCCCTTGACCACCCCCTCGCCCAAAGGATGGCCGCGTGCGCGGAGAGGATCGCTGCCTCCTCCGGGTGCAGGGGGTGCATCGGCATCGATTTCGTCCTCGGCGAACGCGACTTCTTCGCGATCGAGGTGAACCCGCGGTTCCAGGCGACCCTCGATACCGTCGAGATGTCCCTTGGGATAAACCTCTTCTCCGCGCACGTGCAGGCGTGCCACGGGACGCTCCCGTCGCCAGACACTCTCCACCCCGCCCGCGTCGCGGTCCGCAGGATACTCTTCGCGGAGAGGGACTGCACCGTTGAAGGAGATCTCTCCCCCCTCTTCCCGGCCGTCTCGGACATCCCGTGGCCCGGCGCGTCCTTCGAGGAGGGCCAGGCGATCGTGAGCGTGTACGGCTGGGGTGAGACGGCGGAGGAAGCGTGGGGTCTCCTGGATACACATATCAGGAGAGTCCGACAATACGTACGGTGA